The Engystomops pustulosus chromosome 4, aEngPut4.maternal, whole genome shotgun sequence genome contains a region encoding:
- the LOC140125804 gene encoding vitelline membrane outer layer protein 1 homolog, with product MLPVLLLLGTLQNLVEAETIISVPNGGPWGEWGPMDVCGPGYVGTGFDIKVQKYQDIFDDSSLNAVGIFCTKIGSKDVVKIIISTEGPHGSWTGPKWCPSGYITQFCLKVQPNSKWGNTGANNIKFMCSDGSVIEGEGLDIGEYGPWSGVCNRGVNGVKSRVLGDQGPWKDDVGLSDVQMRCVD from the exons ATGCTGCCCGTCCTCCTGCTCCTGGGGACTCTACAGAACCTGGTGGAGGCTGAAACCATCATATCTGTCCCAAATGGAGGGCCCTGGGGAGAATGGGGCCCCATGGACGTGTGTGGCCCAGGCTATGTAGGGACAGGATTCGATATAAAA GTGCAAAAATATCAAGACATTTTCGATGACTCGAGTTTGAATGCAGTTggtattttttgcacaaaaattggATCAAAGGATGTCGTTAAGATCATTATATCCACCGAGGGACC ACATGGCTCGTGGACAGGTCCTAAATGGTGTCCGTCTGGATATATCACACAATTCTGCCTTAAAGTTCAGCCGAACAGCAAGTGGGGAAACACCGGGGCCAACAACATCAAGTTTATGTGCTCTGATGGTTCTGTAATAGAGGGAGAAGGTTTGGATATTGGAGAATATGGTCCATGGAGCGGTGTATGTAATCGCGGAGTAAACGGAGTGAAATCCAGAGTCCTCGGAGACCAAGGACCTTGGAAAGATGATGTCGGTCTCAGCGATGTCCAGATGCGTTGTGTGGACTAA